A region from the Sander vitreus isolate 19-12246 chromosome 1, sanVit1, whole genome shotgun sequence genome encodes:
- the LOC144513698 gene encoding phosphorylase b kinase regulatory subunit alpha, liver isoform: MRSRSNSGVRLDAYARLVQETILCHQNPVTGLLPASAQKKDAWVRDNVYSVLAVWGLGMAYRKNADRDEDKAKAYELEQSVVKLMQGLLQCMMRQVAKVEKFKQTQSTKDCLHAKYDTPTCATVVGDDQWGHLQVDATSIYLLMLAQMTASGLRIISNLDEVVFIQNLVFYIEAAYKVADYGMWERGDKTNQGIPELNGSSVGIAKAALEAIDELDLFGAHGGPKSVIHVLPDEVEHCQSILCSMLPRASTSKEIDAGLLSVISFPAFAVEDAELVAITKSEIITKLQGRYGCCRFIRDGYCCPKEDPSRLHYDPAELKLFENIECEWPVFWTYLILDGIFAGDQVQVQEYREALEGVLIRGKNGIKLLPELYAVPPDKVEEEYRNPHSVDRVAMGQLPHMWGQSLYILSCLLAEGFLAPGEIDPLNRRFSTNFKPDVVVQVCVLAESEDIQQLLSDHGIKVQTMSEVLPIRVMPARILSHVYVRLGNCKKLNLSGRPYRHIGVLGTSKFYEIRNRSYIFTPQFLDQHHFYLALDNQMIVEMLRTELAYLSSCWRMTGQPTLTFPITHSMLVEDGDGIDSCILATLRKLQDGYFAGARVQMSDLSSVQTTSFHTDLSFLDEEKDDSLLEDEEDNDEYGEEYYNCRPSESSKDMFDQYLTQLLHSTNTKSHLPPIQSGQHHVFSAEHSTRDILSFMAQVQGLNMPKSSMYLPVTPVRNKRRKGLNLLEVSPHSQHGPHVKQHKSHSVADLHLPRDSQGNTDFAALVRQLKECPTLQDQADILYILYVMKGADWLVELSVPGQGGVSVRSLLEELYVQAGACKEWGLIRYISGILRKRVEVLAEACTDLISHNKQLTVGLPPEPRERVITVPLPPEELNTVIYEASGQDISVAVLTQEIMVYLAMYMRSQPALFGDMLRLRIGLIMQVMATELARSLHCSGEEASESLMSLSPFGMKKLLHHILSGKEFGVERSMRPIQSTATSPAISIHELGHTGATKTERTGIHKLKSEIKQIFSGGLSLSSSATSPRSTRCSSPSTPSGILSPVGPGPGDGQLHWEERQGQWLRRRRLDGAINRVPVGFYQKVWKILQKCHGLSIDGYVLPSSTTREMTEGEIKFAVQVESVLNHVPQPEYRQLLVETVMVLGLVADVDVDSIGSIIHVDRILHLANDLFISDQKSHSASDYFLEKDPATGICNFFYDSAPSGSYGTMTYLSKATITYVQDFLPSSSCLMQ; this comes from the exons ATGAGGAGCCGCAGTAACTCAGGAGTGAGGCTGGATGCCTATGCCAGGCTGGTCCAAGAGACTATCCTGTGCCACCAG aaCCCAGTGACAGGACTTCTGCCTGCCAGTGCCCAGAAGAAGGATGCCTGGGTGAGAGATAATGTGTACAGTGTCCTGGCTGTGTGGGGGCTGGGCATGGCCTACCGCAAGAACGCAGACCGCGATGAAGACAAGGCCAAGGCCTATGAACTGGAGCAG AGTGTGGTAAAGCTGATGCAGGGACTTCTGCAGTGCATGATGAGACAG GTGGCCAAGGTGGAGAAGTTCAAACAGACCCAGAGTACAAAGGATTGCTTGCATGCCAAATATGATACTCCAACCTGTGCCACGGTGGTCGGGGACGACCAGTGGGGCCATCTCCAGGTGGATGCCACCTCCATTTACCTGCTGATGCTGGCACAGATGACAGCCTCAG GTCTTCGCATCATCTCAAACCTGGATGAGGTGGTCTTCATCCAAAACTTGGTCTTCTACATAGAGGCTGCCTACAAAGTGGCG GATTATGGGATGTGGGAACGAGGTGACAAGACCAATCAAGGCATCCCCGAGCTCAATGGCAGCTCTGTAGGAATTGCTAAG GCAGCTCTGGAGGCCATAGATGAGCTGGATCTTTTTGGTGCCCATGGAGGGCCAAAGTCAGTCATCCATGTTTTGCCTGATGAAGTGGAACATTGTCAG TCCATCCTGTGCTCCATGCTGCCAAGAGCTTCAACTTCAAAGGAGATAGACGCCGGTCTTCTGTCTGTCATTTCCTTCCCTGCTTTTGCTGTAGAGGATGCTGAGCTGGTGGCCATTACTAAGTCAGAAATCATAACAAAACTGCAG GGTCGCTATGGCTGCTGCCGCTTCATCAGGGATGGATATTGTTGTCCAAAAGAG GACCCATCTCGGCTGCACTACGATCCTGCAGAGCTCAAGTTGTTTGAGAATATCGAATGTGAGTGGCCGGTGTTCTGGACTTATCTCATCCTTGACGGTATCTTTGCTGGAGATCAAGTGCAG GTACAGGAGTACCGTGAGGCACTGGAAGGCGTTTTGATCAGAGGGAAGAACGGCATCAAACTGTTGCCTGAACTTTATGCTGTACCTCCTGACAAG gtggaggaggagtaCAGGAATCCTCACTCAGTGGACAGAGTGGCCATGGGGCAGCTGCCACACATGTGGGGACAGTCGCTCTACATCTTGAGTTGTCTTCTGGCTGAG GGTTTTTTAGCACCAGGAGAGATAGATCCTCTCAACAGGAGATTCTCGACAAACTTCAAGCCAGATGTTGTGGTACAAG TTTGTGTTCTAGCAGAATCGGAGGACATCCAGCAGTTGTTAAGTGATCACGGGATCAAGGTCCAGACGATGTCAGAAGTTCTGCCTATCAGGGTCATGCCTGCTCGCATCCTGAGCCATGTTTATGTCAGACTGG GGAACTGCAAGAAACTAAATTTGAGCGGGAGGCCCTACAGACACATTGGAGTTTTGGGAACATCCAAATTCTACGAGATCAGAAATCGCTCTTATATATTCACCCCCCAG TTTCTGGATCAGCACCATTTCTACCTGGCACTGGACAACCAGATGATCGTGGAGATGTTACGAACAGAGCTGGCCTATCTCTCCTCTTGCTGGAGGATGACAGGACAGCCCACACTCACTTTCCCCATCACCCACAGCATGCTGG TTGAAGATGGAGATGGGATTGATTCGTGTATCCTAGCAACCCTCCGAAAACTACAGGATGGCTATTTTGCTGGAGCGAG GGTGCAGATGTCAGACCTATCCAGTGTCCAGACCACTTCCTTTCACACTGACCTCAGCTTCCTGGATGAAGAGAAGGATGACAGCTTACTCGAGGATGAAGAGGATAATGATGAATATGGAGAGGAATATTACAACTGTAGGCCCTCAG aGAGCTCTAAAGACATGTTTGACCAGTACCTCACACAGCTCCTCCACAGCACCAATACCAAGTCCCATCTTCCTCCCATTCAGAGTGGGCAGCACCACGTCTTCAGTGCGGAACACAGCACCAGAGACATCCTGTCTTTTATGGCCCAGGTTCAGGGCCTGAACATGCCCA AGTCTTCCATGTATCTACCTGTGACTCCTGTTAGGAACAAACGCCGCAAAGGTCTCAACTTACTTGAAGTTTCTCCTCATTCTCAGCATGGCCCACATGTAAAGCAGCACAAG TCTCACAGTGTTGCTGACTTGCACCTGCCTCGAGACTCCcagggcaacacagattttgcaGCGTTGGTGAGGCAGCTGAAAGAGTGTCCGACCCTGCAAGACCAGGCTGACATACTCTACATCCTTTACGTGATGAA AGGGGCTGATTGGCTGGTGGAGTTGTCAGTTCCTGGGCAGGGCGGAGTCAGCGTGCGTTCCCTGCTGGAGGAGCTGTATGTACAAGCTGGAGCCTGCAAAGAGTGGGGACTCATCAGATACATCTCTGGGATACTACGCAAGAGAGTTGAGGTCCTCGCTGAG GCCTGCACAGATCTTATTTCCCATAACAAGCAGCTGACTGTAGGTCTACCTCCTGAGCCCAGGGAAAGGGTCATCACAGT TCCACTTCCTCCTGAGGAGTTGAACACTGTCATCTATGAAGCTAGTGGTCAGGACATCAGTGTAGCTGTACTCACGCAG GAAATCATGGTCTATCTAGCCATGTACATGCGCTCCCAGCCTGCTCTCTTTGGGGACATGCTCCGGCTCAGGATAGGACTCATCATGCAAGTGATGGCCACTGAGCTGGCTCGCAGTCTGCACTGCTCTG GGGAGGAGGCATCTGAGAGTTTGATGAGCCTGAGTCCTTTTGGCATGAAAAAACTGCTGCATCACATCCTCAGTGGCAAAGAGTTTGGGGTTGAGAGGAGCA TGCGCCCAATCCAGTCAACAGCCACTAGTCCTGCCATCTCCATCCATGAACTCGGCCACACTGGGGCCACCAAGACTGAACGCACAGGAATACACAAGCTGAAGAGTGAGATAAAACAG ATCTTCAGCGGCGGTCTTTCCTTGAGTAGCAGTGCCACTTCTCCTCGCTCCACG CGCTGCAGCAGCCCCTCCACCCCCAGTGGGATCCTGTCCCCTGTGGGCCCCGGTCCAGGAGATGGACAGCTGCACTGGGAGGAGAGGCAAGGCCAGTGGCTGAGGCGACGTAGGCTGGATGGAGCTATCAACAGAGTACCAGTTGGTTTCTACCAGAAGGTCTGGAAAATCCTGCAGAAGTGCCATGGCCTATCCATCGATGGATATGTGTTGCCCTCGTCTACTACAAGAGAG aTGACAGAGGGAGAGATCAAGTTTGCGGTGCAGGTGGAGTCTGTCCTAAACCATGTCCCTCAACCAGAGTACCGGCAGCTACTAGTGGAGACTGTGATGGTTCTTGGCCTGGTAGCTGACGTGGATGTGGACAGCATTGGTAGTATTATACACGTGGACCGCATCCTGCATCTGGCCAATGACCTGTTCATCAGTGACCAG AAATCCCACAGTGCCAGTGATTACTTCCTTGAGAAGGACCCAGCGACTGGAATCTGCAACTTTTTCTACGATAGCGCCCCCAGTGGCAGCTATGGCACTATGACCTACCTGTCCAAGGCAACGATCACTTATGTCCAAGACTTCCTGCCAAGCTCCAGCTGCCTGATGCAGTGA
- the zrsr2 gene encoding U2 small nuclear ribonucleoprotein auxiliary factor 35 kDa subunit-related protein 2 has translation MAAPTPPISATVFSQKQRRAALRKERRKRKRQALAQARECGLKIGASCTPEEEEEEEERNDEDDKDYDVAEQERLRLHEEWLERERLAQEEFRLRAEREESARKRKEEEERMIKEEWEAQQKKEQDEKEQKQQDKRDREEAVQKMLDEAENQLENGEPWMNPEAPVSKNSDNFGTERDVANCPFFLKTGACRFGDRCSRKHVYPTASPTLMIRGMFTTFGMEQSRRDDYDIDSCLEHSEEELQESFLEFYHDVLPELKSVGKVVQFKVSCNYEPHLRGNVYIQFDTEEQCKEAIIKFNGRWYAGRQLHCEMCPVTRWKNAICGLFDRQKCPKGKHCNFLHVFRNPGNEFWEADRDLHMSPDRSVRGSRRDGWHSERYGDRSWRQRQCSRSPPRSDRSHGRREGDRRRSRERRASQQHREDTRSSRHSDRRKDWYQSRSRDRSRSRSRDRGQDRPRNRSRDKDREHKYNNRSEERDSRDKDTDTHGRAGERSRSTSRERKKQSRERSPKKPDANEKPANEDTNTRRRHKQSKKSKKKSKKKHKKKSHLPEVTTSSGESEKEKESEEETMENLTVTSPVQEIKEIELIQINNDMDESPCVDSETLSPEVKIEQSNTEMQ, from the exons ATGGCAGCACCAACTCCACCGATTTCTGCTACTGTGTTCAg TCAAAAGCAAAGGAGGGCTGCGctgaggaaagagagaagaaaacggAAACGCCAAGCTCTCGCCCAAGCCAGAGAATGTG GGTTAAAAATTGGAGCAAGCTGTAcacctgaagaagaagaagaagaagaagaaagaaatgatgAAGATGATAAGGATTATGATGTTGCGGAGCAGGAAAG ACTGCGGCTACATGAAGAGTGGTTGGAAAGAGAGAGGCTTGCCCAGGAGGAGTTCAGGCTGAGGGCTGAGAGGGAGGAGTCtgcaaggaaaagaaaagaggaggaggag CGGATGATAAAAGAGGAATGGGAAGCCCAGCAGAAGAAAGAACAAGACGAAAAAGAGCAGAAGCAGCAGGACAAGCGAGACAGAGAG GAGGCCGTTCAGAAAATGTTGGATGAAGCTGAAAATCAG CTAGAAAATGGAGAACCGTGGATGAATCCCGAGGCTCCTGTGTCAAAGAACTCTGATAACTTTGGAACAGAGCGCGACGTAGCCAACTGTCCGTTCTTCCTGAAGACTGGGGCATGTCGATTTGGAGACCG ATGTTCTCGGAAGCATGTTTATCCCACAGCCAGCCCGACTCTGATGATTCGCGGTATGTTTACAACGTTTGGCATGGAGCAGTCACGCCGAGATGACTACGACATTGATTCTTGTTTGGAACACAGCGAGGAGGAGCTGCAGGAGTCTTTTCTCGAGTTCTACCATGACGTCCTACCGGAGTTAAAGAGTGTCGGCAAGGTGGTGCAATTCAAG GTCAGCTGCAATTATGAACCACACCTGAGAGgaaatgtttacattcagtttgACAC AGAGGAGCAGTGTAAAGAGGCCATCATCAAGTTCAATGGGAGGTGGTACGCAGGCCGGCAGCTTCATTGTGAGATGTGTCCAGTTACACGGTGGAAGAATGCTATATGTG GATTGTTTGACAGACAGAAGTGCCCCAAAGGGAAGCACTGTAATTTCCTGCATGTATTTCGAAACCCTGGTAATGAATTCTGGGAGGCTGACAGAGACCTGCACATGTCACCAGACCGCAGCGTCAGGGGGAGTCGCAGAGACGGGTGGCATTCAGAGCGATATGGAGACAGATCGTGGAGGCAACGCCAGTGCAGTAGAAGCCCGCCGAGATCTGACAGATCCCACGGTAGACGAGAGGGCGACAGGAgaaggagcagagagagaagggCCTCCCAACAGCACAGAGAGGACACACGGTCATCCAGACACAGTGACAGGAGGAAAGATTGGTATCAGAGCAGAAGTAGAGACAGGTCGAGGAGTAGAAGTAGAGACAGAGGGCAAGACAGGCCAAGAAACAGAAGTAGAGATAAAGACAGGGAGCACAAGTATAATAATAGaagtgaagagagagacagtagagaCAAAGATACAGACACTCACGGAAGAGCAGGAGAGAGGTCAAGAAGCACAAGtcgagaaagaaagaaacaaagtagAGAAAGGAGCCCCAAGAAACCAGATGCAAATGAGAAACCCGCTAATGAGGATACCAACACACGCCGCCGCCACAAACAGTCCAAAAAGAGCAAGAAGAAGAGCAAGAAGAAGCATAAGAAGAAAAGCCATTTGCCAGAAGTGACGACCTCATCTGGAGAGtcagaaaaggagaaagagtCAGAGGAAGAGACGATGGAGAATCTCACTGTAACAAGTCCCGTTCAGGAGATAAAGGAAATAGAGCTAATTCAGATAAACAATGATATGGATGAGAGTCCATGTGTTGACAGTGAAACGTTAAGTCCTGAGGTAAAAATTGAGCAATCTAACACAGAAATGCAATGA
- the LOC144514001 gene encoding AP-1 complex subunit sigma-2-like, producing the protein MQFMLLFSRQGKLRLQKWYVPLSDKERKKISRDLVQTILARKPKMCSFLEWRDLKIVYKRYASLYFCCAVEDQDNELITLEIIHRYVELLDKYFGSVCELDIIFNFEKAYFILDEFLLGGEAQETSKKNVLKAIEQADLLQEEAEAPRSVLEEIGLT; encoded by the exons ATGCAGTTCATGCTGTTATTCAGCCGGCAGGGAAAGCTGCGGTTACAGAAATGGTATGTGCCTCTGTCTGacaaggagaggaagaagatcTCCAGAGACCTGGTCCAGACCATACTGGCCAGGAAGCCCAAGATGTGCAGCTTCTTGGAGTGGAGGGACCTCAAGATTGTGTACAAGAG GTATGCGAGCCTGTATTTCTGCTGTGCAGTTGAGGATCAGGACAATGAGCTGATCACCCTGGAGATCATCCATAGATACGTGGAGCTGCTTGACAAATATTTTGGCAGT GTGTGCGAGTTGGATATTATCTTCAACTTTGAGAAGGCCTACTTTATTCTGGATGAGTTCCTGCTGGGCGGAGAAGCCCAGGAGACGTCCAAGAAGAACGTGCTGAAAGCCATCGAGCAAGCTGACCTGCTGCAGGAG GAGGCCGAGGCACCACGGAGCGTTTTAGAAGAAATTGGGCTGACATAA